The window ATCAGCCCTGAGTATGTGTTCCCTGGCGAGCGTGTGCGGGTTCATGCGAAGGTGTCGGATGTAGATGGTGATGCCATTCAGGTGGTGTATCGCTGGTCGAAGAACGGGAAAGTTATTCATGAAGGCGATGAAACAGATTTCGAGACGGTTGGGTTTGTTCGTGGCGATACCTTAGTGGTGGAGGCGTTGCCAACCGATGGCATAAATCCAGGACCTGCTATGCGATCAGCGTCGATTCTTGTTGGGAATAGTCCCCCGAAAATTCTATCGGATCCAGCCAAGATGATTGTCGATAATCGGTACAGTTATCAGGTAAAGGCCTCAGATGCCGAGTCGGATACCATTACTTTTTCACTGGAAACGGCCCCGCCAGGGATGCAGATTAATGCGCAAACCGGAATGGTGACTTGGGCTGTTCAATCAAGCCTGATCGGCGTACACAAAGTGCGGATTTTGGCCAAAGACAGCCAGGGGGCGATGGCTTTTCAGGAATTCGAACTCAATCTCACCGCAGATACTTTGGCCGGTGCCTGATGCGGCGCCACTCGGCCCACACTTCCGCTTGTCTCGCCTTTTTCCCCTCTGATAGAATGCACTCATCTAATGTTGTCGGAGGGAGAACACCCCGCATTCGTGCGCAAACTTAAGTTACGAGAAGGCACTAATACTGCCGCCCTGTTCGGTCATCACGACTGCCACCTCAAATTGATCGAAGGTGAGCTCGGCGTGCGGCTTTCCGCACGCGGGGAAGAGCTGACGCTGGACGGCCAGCCCGACGCCACTCGTCAGGCCGAGC is drawn from Nitrospira sp. and contains these coding sequences:
- a CDS encoding putative Ig domain-containing protein, which encodes MSLGLINGIDIAVKLAAKSLRKARGSTPRARLARSGIGALSLLVCFLFFGCQRSSPESLTAVSSSGNHSPGIRAVAIQPVPLVLTGSVFAQVEAQDIDRNPLRFRYQWSVNGEVVAGQEGEQLSVAILKRGDRVSVQVWPHDGIIEGASMTSEPVVVGNSPPVGSGLEISPEYVFPGERVRVHAKVSDVDGDAIQVVYRWSKNGKVIHEGDETDFETVGFVRGDTLVVEALPTDGINPGPAMRSASILVGNSPPKILSDPAKMIVDNRYSYQVKASDAESDTITFSLETAPPGMQINAQTGMVTWAVQSSLIGVHKVRILAKDSQGAMAFQEFELNLTADTLAGA